Proteins encoded within one genomic window of Thermoplasmata archaeon:
- the dnaK gene encoding molecular chaperone DnaK: MPKIIGIDLGTSNSAAAVLEASRPVMIPSAEGTTAEGGKAFPSYVAFTKDGQLIVGEPARRQAISNPEGTVYAFKRKMGTDHKYRIFGKEYTPQQLSGFLLQKIKRDAEAFLGEKIEKAVITVPAYFNDNQRQATKDAGAIAGLEVVRIINEPTAASLAYGLDKAGKNQKILVFDLGGGTLDVTIMEFGDGVFEVLSTSGDTQLGGTDMDNALVEWIAAEFQKESGVDIRKDRMAAQRVRDAAEKAKIELSSTLETQLNLPFLTATHEGPKHLALSLSRAKLEELVRPVVDRCRAPVEQAIRDAKLTKADISRIVLVGGPTRMPMVQKLLESAVDRPIERGVDPMECVAMGAAIQGGVLAGEVKDVLLLDVTPLSLGVETMGGVFTRLIERNTTIPTRKSQVFTTAADNQSTVEIKVYQGERPMASDNVALGSFLLTGIPPAPRGVPQVEVTFDIDANGILNVSAKDLASGRKQGITITASNKLSKEDVDKMVRQAEQFADQDRQRAELVTAKNHAESLAYEAERVLADHPDKIPSAEADGIREKVRELRATLERKDATLDDVRGQTEALTKVLHGIAQKLYEAGPPPTGGETATPTPEEPSAPHEGGAVDADFKVVDGDGKTAS, translated from the coding sequence ATGCCCAAGATCATCGGAATCGACCTGGGAACCAGCAACTCGGCGGCGGCCGTCCTCGAGGCGAGCCGGCCCGTCATGATCCCGAGCGCCGAAGGGACCACCGCGGAGGGTGGGAAAGCGTTCCCGTCCTACGTGGCGTTCACCAAGGACGGGCAGCTGATCGTCGGCGAGCCGGCCCGGCGCCAGGCGATCTCGAACCCCGAGGGGACCGTCTATGCCTTCAAGCGGAAGATGGGGACCGACCACAAGTACCGCATCTTCGGCAAGGAGTACACGCCCCAGCAGCTGTCGGGATTCCTCCTGCAGAAGATCAAGCGCGATGCCGAGGCGTTCCTCGGCGAGAAGATCGAGAAGGCCGTGATCACGGTCCCGGCCTACTTCAACGACAACCAGCGCCAGGCGACGAAGGACGCGGGCGCGATCGCCGGCCTGGAGGTCGTGCGGATCATCAACGAGCCGACGGCCGCGTCGCTCGCCTACGGTCTCGACAAGGCCGGCAAGAACCAGAAGATCCTCGTCTTCGACCTCGGCGGGGGCACGCTCGACGTCACGATCATGGAGTTCGGCGATGGCGTCTTCGAGGTGCTGTCCACGAGCGGCGACACCCAGCTCGGCGGGACCGACATGGACAACGCGCTGGTCGAGTGGATCGCCGCCGAGTTCCAGAAGGAGTCGGGCGTCGACATCCGCAAGGACAGGATGGCCGCCCAGCGGGTCCGCGATGCCGCCGAGAAGGCGAAGATCGAGCTCTCCTCGACGCTCGAGACCCAGCTCAACCTGCCGTTCCTCACCGCGACCCACGAGGGGCCGAAGCATCTCGCGCTCTCGCTCTCGCGGGCGAAGCTCGAGGAGCTCGTGCGGCCGGTCGTGGACCGGTGCCGCGCGCCGGTCGAGCAGGCGATCCGCGACGCGAAGCTCACCAAGGCCGACATCAGCCGCATCGTGCTCGTGGGCGGCCCGACCCGGATGCCGATGGTGCAGAAGCTGCTCGAGTCGGCCGTCGACCGGCCCATCGAGCGCGGCGTCGATCCGATGGAGTGCGTCGCGATGGGCGCGGCCATCCAGGGCGGCGTGCTCGCCGGCGAGGTCAAGGACGTGCTGCTGCTCGACGTGACGCCGCTGTCCCTCGGCGTCGAGACGATGGGCGGCGTGTTCACGCGGCTCATCGAGCGCAACACGACGATCCCGACCCGCAAGAGCCAGGTCTTCACGACCGCGGCCGACAACCAGTCCACGGTCGAGATCAAGGTCTACCAGGGCGAGCGCCCGATGGCGAGCGACAACGTCGCGCTCGGAAGCTTCCTCCTCACCGGGATCCCTCCGGCCCCCCGGGGTGTCCCCCAGGTCGAGGTCACGTTCGACATCGACGCGAACGGAATCCTGAACGTCTCGGCGAAGGACCTCGCGTCCGGTCGCAAGCAGGGGATCACGATCACCGCGTCGAACAAGCTCTCCAAGGAGGACGTCGACAAGATGGTCCGCCAGGCCGAGCAGTTCGCCGACCAGGACCGCCAGCGCGCGGAGCTGGTCACCGCGAAGAACCACGCCGAGAGCCTCGCCTACGAGGCCGAGCGGGTCCTCGCCGACCACCCCGACAAGATCCCGAGCGCCGAGGCCGACGGGATCCGCGAGAAGGTCAGGGAGCTGCGCGCGACGCTGGAACGCAAGGACGCGACCCTCGACGACGTGCGCGGTCAGACCGAGGCGTTGACGAAGGTCCTCCACGGGATCGCTCAGAAGCTCTACGAGGCGGGCCCGCCCCCGACGGGCGGCGAGACCGCGACGCCGACCCCGGAGGAGCCGTCGGCCCCCCACGAGGGGGGCGCGGTCGACGCCGACTTCAAGGTCGTCGACGGCGACGGCAAGACCGCATCGTAG
- a CDS encoding HAD family hydrolase encodes MASGSSGARGAGAHPRALLFDLDDTIFDHSLTCRAALAALCEEAPYLRARPLDDLWQEYGRLLGETHAEVMLGRRSSDDARRERFQRLGQRVGRTVTASEADGLSRSYRAHYQSLRRPVAGAPETVRRLHTRARIAIVTNNTIREQEEKLEFLGLRDAVDLLVTSEEIGVAKPDPSIFRAALDRAGVAAADAVMVGDSWHDDIEGARAARIRPIWFNRFGRRPLSPGGVLQFATFEGPRRLDTLLLASDPAPG; translated from the coding sequence GTGGCGAGCGGCTCGAGCGGGGCCCGCGGCGCGGGAGCGCACCCCCGGGCCCTGCTGTTCGACCTGGACGATACGATCTTCGACCACTCGCTCACCTGCCGCGCCGCGCTCGCGGCACTCTGCGAGGAGGCTCCGTACCTGCGCGCGCGCCCCCTCGACGACCTCTGGCAGGAGTACGGACGGCTCCTCGGGGAGACCCACGCCGAGGTGATGCTCGGGCGCCGGTCGAGCGATGACGCCCGGCGAGAACGGTTCCAGCGCCTGGGACAGCGGGTCGGGCGGACGGTGACCGCGAGCGAGGCCGACGGCCTCTCGCGTTCGTACCGGGCGCACTACCAATCGCTGCGCCGCCCGGTGGCGGGGGCGCCCGAGACCGTGCGGCGGCTGCATACGCGGGCCCGCATCGCGATCGTCACGAACAACACGATCCGCGAGCAGGAGGAAAAGCTCGAGTTCCTCGGGCTGCGCGACGCCGTCGACCTGCTTGTGACCTCGGAGGAGATCGGGGTCGCTAAGCCGGATCCATCGATCTTCCGCGCGGCGCTCGACCGGGCCGGGGTCGCCGCCGCCGACGCCGTGATGGTCGGTGACTCCTGGCACGACGACATCGAGGGGGCCAGGGCCGCGCGGATCCGGCCCATCTGGTTCAACCGGTTCGGACGCCGACCCCTGTCGCCCGGCGGAGTCCTGCAGTTCGCGACCTTCGAGGGGCCGCGGCGCCTCGACACGCTGCTCCTCGCCTCGGACCCGGCGCCCGGCTGA